One Actinomycetes bacterium genomic window carries:
- the argH gene encoding argininosuccinate lyase, with translation MSETGGSPTRLWGGRFAGGPSEALARLSMSVHFDWRLAPYDLAASRAHARVLRGAGLLTDGELADLLGALDALDTAVRDGSFRPTADDEDVHTALERGLLERVGALGGKLRAGRSRNDQVATDLRLYLRDAARLVVARVAELETALVGLAERHRGTAMPGMTHLQHAQPVLLAHHLLAHVHAFKRDVERFRDWDRRAARSPLGAGALAGSSLPLDPVAVAQELGFDGPADNSIDAVSDRDFVAEFAFVAALLGTHLSRLGEEICLWATTEFGWVTLDDAYATGSSIMPQKKNPDVAELARGKSGRLVGNLMSLLTMLKGLPLAYDRDLQEDKEPVFDSVEQLLLVLPAVAGMVATLGIHEERLSAAAATGHALATDVAEWLVRDGVAFRDAHEITGRLVRHCDEHDLELWDVDDAALAALDLRLRPEVRSVLTVRGALESRSTHGGTAPARVAEQLATLADAAHAHAGWASAG, from the coding sequence GTGAGCGAGACGGGCGGGTCACCGACCCGACTGTGGGGCGGCCGGTTCGCCGGCGGGCCGAGCGAGGCCCTGGCCCGGCTGTCGATGAGCGTGCACTTCGACTGGCGCCTCGCGCCGTACGATCTCGCGGCCTCCCGGGCGCACGCTCGCGTCCTGCGCGGCGCCGGTCTCCTCACCGACGGCGAGCTCGCCGACCTGCTGGGTGCTCTCGACGCGCTGGACACGGCGGTCCGCGACGGCAGCTTCCGGCCGACGGCCGACGACGAGGACGTGCACACGGCCCTCGAGCGCGGCCTGCTCGAGCGGGTCGGCGCGCTCGGCGGCAAGCTGCGCGCCGGGCGCAGCCGCAACGACCAGGTGGCGACCGACCTGCGGCTGTACCTGCGCGACGCGGCCAGACTCGTGGTGGCCAGGGTCGCCGAGCTGGAGACCGCCCTGGTGGGGCTGGCCGAGCGGCACCGGGGGACCGCGATGCCCGGCATGACCCACCTGCAGCACGCCCAGCCGGTGCTGCTCGCCCACCACCTGCTCGCCCACGTGCACGCCTTCAAGCGCGACGTCGAGCGCTTCCGGGACTGGGACCGCCGCGCCGCGCGCTCGCCGCTCGGCGCCGGGGCGCTCGCCGGGTCGTCCCTGCCGCTCGACCCGGTCGCCGTCGCGCAGGAGCTGGGCTTCGACGGGCCGGCCGACAACTCGATCGACGCGGTCAGCGACCGGGACTTCGTCGCGGAGTTCGCCTTCGTGGCGGCCTTGCTGGGCACCCACCTGTCCCGGCTGGGCGAGGAGATCTGCCTCTGGGCGACCACGGAGTTCGGGTGGGTGACGCTCGACGACGCCTACGCGACCGGGTCGTCGATCATGCCGCAGAAGAAGAACCCGGACGTCGCCGAGCTCGCGCGCGGCAAGTCCGGCCGCCTGGTGGGCAACCTGATGTCGCTGCTGACCATGCTCAAGGGCCTGCCGCTCGCCTACGACCGCGACCTGCAGGAGGACAAGGAGCCGGTCTTCGACTCGGTGGAGCAGCTGCTGCTCGTCCTGCCTGCCGTCGCGGGCATGGTCGCCACCCTCGGCATCCACGAGGAGCGGCTGTCCGCGGCGGCCGCGACGGGACACGCCCTGGCCACCGACGTCGCTGAGTGGCTGGTGCGTGACGGCGTCGCCTTCCGCGACGCCCACGAGATCACCGGCCGCCTGGTGCGCCACTGCGACGAGCACGACCTGGAGCTGTGGGACGTCGACGACGCCGCGCTCGCTGCGCTCGACCTCCGCCTGCGGCCGGAGGTGCGGTCGGTCCTGACCGTCCGGGGGGCGCTCGAGTCGCGGTCGACCCACGGCGGGACCGCGCCGGCGCGGGTCGCCGAGCAGCTGGCCACGCTGGCCGACGCGGCGCACGCGCACGCCGGGTGGGCGTCCGCCGGGTGA
- a CDS encoding DNA-3-methyladenine glycosylase, which translates to MTRRTPLPSAFFDRPVLEVAPGLLGAVVTHRSAAGPVSVRLTEVEAYDGETDPGSHAFRGRTPRNAVMYGPPGRVYVYFTYGMHWCMNLVCGPVGTASAVLLRAGEVVEGHGLALARRTTSRSPRDLARGPARLTVALGVDGGLDGTDATRPRSPLVVSAGPGVSSAGPVATGPRVGVAGDGAGHPWRFWLEEEPTVSPYRAAVLRRRPAARSGRLGS; encoded by the coding sequence GTGACCCGGCGCACGCCGCTGCCGTCGGCCTTCTTCGACCGACCGGTGCTCGAGGTGGCGCCGGGCCTCCTCGGCGCCGTGGTGACGCACCGGAGCGCGGCCGGCCCGGTCTCGGTGCGGCTGACCGAGGTCGAGGCGTACGACGGGGAGACCGACCCGGGATCGCACGCCTTCCGGGGGCGCACCCCGCGCAACGCGGTGATGTACGGCCCACCCGGGCGGGTCTATGTCTACTTCACCTACGGCATGCACTGGTGCATGAACCTGGTGTGCGGCCCGGTCGGCACGGCGTCCGCCGTGCTGCTGCGGGCCGGCGAGGTCGTCGAGGGGCACGGGCTGGCCCTCGCACGGCGCACGACGTCCCGCTCGCCACGCGACCTGGCCCGTGGGCCGGCCCGGCTCACCGTCGCGCTAGGCGTCGACGGCGGCCTCGACGGGACCGACGCGACCCGGCCGCGGTCCCCGCTCGTGGTGTCGGCCGGCCCCGGTGTCTCTAGCGCCGGCCCGGTGGCGACCGGACCGCGGGTCGGCGTGGCCGGCGACGGCGCGGGGCACCCGTGGCGGTTCTGGCTCGAGGAGGAGCCGACGGTCTCGCCGTACCGGGCGGCGGTACTGCGTCGCCGACCGGCCGCGCGATCGGGCAGGCTGGGCTCCTGA